The proteins below come from a single Treponema phagedenis genomic window:
- a CDS encoding sulfide/dihydroorotate dehydrogenase-like FAD/NAD-binding protein, whose protein sequence is MHTILEKKQMSSAVFYLRVTAPGIAKNRHPGQFVLVQLDTEYGERIPLTIADANAEDGWIALVVQAVGASTIKLTQKEVGDTIAVILGPLGNPTHVSKVGTVVCVGGGIGAAPLHPIAQAYKKMGNKVIVILGARSKELVVFEDEMRKFADEVIIVTDDGSYGRKGLVTEPLKEYCEQNPPPNEVVAIGPPIMMKFCAETTRPFGIHTIVSLNTIMIDGTGMCGGCRVTVDGKTKFVCVDGPEFDAHKVDFDGMMRRMKAFKAQEERDAHECRIGIY, encoded by the coding sequence ATGCACACTATTTTAGAAAAAAAACAAATGTCGTCGGCAGTGTTTTACTTACGGGTAACTGCCCCGGGTATAGCAAAAAATAGACATCCGGGACAGTTTGTCCTTGTTCAACTTGATACTGAATACGGAGAACGTATTCCGCTCACCATTGCGGATGCAAATGCGGAAGATGGCTGGATTGCTCTTGTGGTGCAAGCCGTCGGAGCTTCAACAATAAAGCTGACTCAAAAAGAGGTAGGGGATACTATTGCGGTAATCTTGGGGCCGCTTGGTAATCCGACTCATGTTTCAAAAGTCGGGACAGTTGTCTGCGTTGGCGGCGGTATCGGAGCGGCTCCGCTGCATCCGATTGCGCAAGCGTATAAAAAGATGGGCAATAAGGTTATTGTCATTTTAGGAGCTCGCAGTAAGGAACTGGTTGTCTTTGAAGATGAGATGAGAAAATTTGCCGATGAAGTAATTATCGTAACTGATGACGGCTCTTACGGAAGAAAGGGGTTGGTTACGGAACCTTTAAAGGAATACTGTGAGCAAAATCCTCCTCCTAATGAAGTGGTCGCAATCGGACCGCCTATTATGATGAAATTTTGTGCGGAAACAACAAGGCCTTTTGGTATTCATACGATTGTTTCTTTAAATACTATCATGATTGATGGTACCGGAATGTGCGGCGGCTGTAGAGTTACTGTTGACGGCAAGACAAAATTTGTTTGTGTTGACGGGCCTGAATTTGACGCACATAAAGTTGATTTTGACGGTATGATGCGTAGAATGAAAGCTTTTAAGGCACAGGAAGAACGAGATGCACATGAGTGCAGAATTGGTATTTATTAA
- a CDS encoding ATP-dependent Clp protease proteolytic subunit codes for MIYNEKEEQDNGIGSNVLIGKFLETRQILLSGEVNKELAEKVIRQLLILEAESATKPIYVYIDSPGGDVDAGYAIFDMIRFVKPPVYMIGMGLVASAGALILLAGAKDYRLGLPNSHYLIHQPLSGMKGVATDIEIHAKELEKTRQKINELIAAQTGTEIKKVEKDTDRDYWLDAPDALSYGLISKIIASRNELPKK; via the coding sequence ATGATTTATAACGAAAAAGAAGAACAGGATAACGGAATTGGCAGTAATGTGTTAATCGGAAAGTTTCTTGAAACAAGACAGATTCTCTTGTCCGGCGAGGTAAATAAAGAACTTGCGGAAAAGGTAATCAGGCAGCTTTTAATTTTAGAAGCGGAATCCGCAACAAAGCCGATTTATGTATATATCGATTCTCCCGGAGGAGATGTCGATGCGGGGTATGCAATTTTTGATATGATTCGCTTTGTAAAGCCTCCTGTGTATATGATCGGTATGGGGCTTGTCGCCAGCGCGGGAGCGCTTATTTTGCTTGCCGGAGCAAAGGATTATCGACTCGGTTTGCCGAATAGTCATTATCTTATTCATCAACCGCTTTCAGGAATGAAGGGGGTTGCAACCGATATTGAAATACATGCAAAAGAGCTTGAAAAAACACGGCAAAAGATTAATGAGCTGATTGCAGCGCAAACGGGAACAGAAATAAAAAAAGTGGAAAAAGATACCGATAGAGATTATTGGCTTGATGCTCCTGATGCGCTTTCATATGGGCTTATTTCAAAAATTATTGCATCAAGAAACGAGTTGCCAAAAAAATAG
- a CDS encoding amino acid permease, producing the protein MEKNNKQILWYNLAFMAFSTVWGFGNVVNGFVYFNGVQAIFSWLLMFGLYFVPYALMVGELGSTFKTEGGGVSSWIQNTTTNKLAYYAGWTYWVVHMPYIAAKASGGLKALSWVVFQNSSLYDGLDIRLVQCITLAVFLFFSYVASRGLNPLKILATVAGTSMFVMSILFILLMMAAPVINPNGGYQQIDWSIGNFIPNFRFEYFTSLSILVFAVGGCEKISPYVNKVKDPAKGFPKGMIFLAIMVIVCAILGSISLGRMFDVNEINANFDSYVSNGAYWSFQKLGNYYGIGNTFMIIYALCNMVGQLSTLVVSIDAPLRMLLDSDTAKDYIPHALLKKNKKGAYINGIWLVVAIVTPLIIIPMLGIKSVTAFLRFLTQLNSVCMPLRYLWVFAAYIALRKSMDKFQSEYKFVKNQAIAKFFGVWCFFVTAFSCTLGMFKGSPFEITMNIITPIALVGLGAIMPLLAKRNKLTVSAE; encoded by the coding sequence ATGGAAAAAAACAACAAACAGATTCTTTGGTATAACTTGGCTTTTATGGCGTTCTCCACCGTGTGGGGGTTTGGGAATGTTGTAAACGGTTTTGTCTATTTTAACGGAGTGCAGGCGATTTTCAGTTGGCTGCTTATGTTTGGTTTGTACTTTGTGCCTTATGCGCTGATGGTCGGCGAGCTCGGTTCTACGTTTAAAACCGAAGGCGGCGGTGTAAGCTCTTGGATTCAAAATACAACGACGAATAAGCTTGCGTACTATGCAGGCTGGACCTATTGGGTGGTGCATATGCCGTATATAGCGGCAAAAGCGTCCGGCGGGTTAAAAGCTTTAAGCTGGGTTGTCTTTCAGAACTCATCGCTTTATGACGGGCTTGATATACGGTTGGTGCAGTGTATCACGCTTGCGGTGTTTTTATTTTTCTCGTATGTTGCATCGCGCGGGCTAAATCCGCTGAAGATTCTTGCAACAGTTGCGGGAACATCCATGTTTGTGATGAGTATATTATTTATCCTGCTTATGATGGCAGCTCCCGTGATAAATCCGAATGGCGGCTATCAGCAGATTGATTGGAGTATCGGAAATTTTATTCCGAATTTCAGATTTGAATATTTCACCTCTCTTTCAATATTGGTGTTTGCGGTCGGCGGCTGCGAAAAAATCTCGCCGTATGTCAATAAAGTAAAAGACCCCGCAAAGGGTTTTCCGAAAGGTATGATTTTTTTGGCAATTATGGTAATTGTCTGTGCAATTTTAGGCTCAATATCTTTGGGACGCATGTTTGATGTTAATGAAATCAACGCAAACTTTGACTCCTATGTTTCAAACGGTGCGTATTGGTCATTCCAAAAATTGGGTAACTATTACGGAATCGGAAATACGTTTATGATAATCTATGCGCTTTGCAATATGGTAGGTCAGCTTTCAACGCTTGTTGTTTCTATTGATGCGCCGCTGAGAATGCTTTTGGATTCCGATACCGCAAAGGATTATATTCCGCATGCGCTTCTTAAAAAGAACAAGAAGGGTGCGTATATTAACGGAATTTGGCTTGTTGTTGCAATTGTAACACCGCTTATTATTATTCCGATGTTAGGCATAAAATCCGTAACCGCTTTCTTGCGATTTTTAACTCAATTAAATTCGGTTTGCATGCCGCTTCGATATCTTTGGGTATTTGCCGCATATATTGCATTAAGAAAGAGTATGGATAAATTTCAGTCTGAGTATAAGTTTGTAAAAAATCAGGCTATTGCAAAATTCTTCGGCGTCTGGTGTTTTTTCGTAACCGCTTTTTCATGCACTTTAGGCATGTTTAAAGGCTCTCCGTTTGAGATTACAATGAACATTATAACACCGATTGCGCTAGTAGGGCTCGGTGCGATTATGCCTCTTTTAGCAAAAAGAAATAAGCTAACAGTTTCGGCGGAATAA
- a CDS encoding AEC family transporter has translation MGSFFLAFNAVMPMVILVGFGYFLKEFHYLDQTTILKLNKLCVDLLLPILTFNNIRKTRLSDIFDLHFILYAAGSIFAAIFLLMVLVPFIEKDRKKQGVIVQGSFRSNFIMLGIPLSTYIAGEASTAIASMLIMVIIPIFNGSAVVLLSYYGGKIVSKKNLIIGILKNHMVAASLIGIAASVIQLQLPAFIDKPFLDIGKIGSTLPIIILGSMLDFSKISANRKNLIITIMGKLIGMPLVFLTIAIILGFGANKIAALIALYSSPTAVISVMMAHQFDCDYELAAQVVAFSTVVSCITIFATVFLLNFIGII, from the coding sequence ATGGGGAGTTTTTTTCTTGCCTTTAATGCGGTGATGCCGATGGTTATTCTTGTGGGTTTTGGATATTTTTTAAAAGAGTTTCACTATCTTGACCAAACCACAATCTTAAAATTAAATAAGCTTTGCGTTGATTTATTATTGCCAATTCTTACCTTTAACAATATCCGAAAAACACGCTTGAGTGATATTTTTGATTTGCATTTTATTTTATATGCCGCAGGAAGTATCTTTGCGGCGATATTTCTTTTGATGGTACTTGTCCCTTTTATTGAAAAAGATAGAAAAAAACAGGGAGTGATTGTTCAAGGCTCTTTCAGAAGTAATTTTATTATGCTTGGAATTCCTCTTTCAACGTATATTGCAGGTGAAGCAAGCACAGCGATTGCGTCAATGCTCATCATGGTAATTATACCGATTTTTAACGGCTCTGCGGTTGTCCTTTTGTCATACTACGGAGGAAAGATAGTAAGCAAAAAAAATTTGATTATCGGTATACTTAAAAATCATATGGTAGCAGCATCTCTCATCGGGATAGCCGCTTCGGTCATACAATTGCAGCTTCCCGCTTTTATTGATAAGCCTTTCCTTGACATCGGCAAAATAGGAAGCACCCTGCCGATTATTATACTCGGGTCAATGCTTGATTTTTCAAAAATATCAGCGAATCGCAAAAATCTTATCATAACCATAATGGGAAAACTTATCGGTATGCCGCTGGTTTTTCTAACTATTGCAATCATACTGGGATTTGGAGCAAATAAAATTGCCGCATTAATCGCGCTATACAGTTCACCGACAGCAGTTATCTCGGTAATGATGGCGCACCAATTTGACTGCGATTACGAACTTGCAGCTCAAGTAGTAGCGTTTTCGACTGTCGTATCATGTATTACAATATTCGCAACGGTATTCTTACTGAATTTTATAGGAATAATATAA
- a CDS encoding GntR family transcriptional regulator → MNIFLNNTSGVPLYEQLKEQIKTQIIEGSLKQDEMLPSMRALAADLRVSLITTKRAYEDLIREGFLYSLSTRGVCVAKLDKGKVRKEIVGMVEKNLAEACIEAKKIDLSFSEISKLLKEVFNKTK, encoded by the coding sequence GTGAATATATTTTTAAATAATACATCCGGGGTTCCTCTTTACGAGCAGCTAAAAGAGCAAATTAAAACTCAAATTATTGAAGGCTCTTTAAAGCAAGATGAAATGCTGCCGTCGATGAGGGCATTAGCTGCCGATTTGCGTGTCAGTCTTATTACAACAAAGCGTGCATACGAAGATTTAATCCGTGAAGGTTTTTTATATTCACTTAGCACAAGGGGTGTATGCGTCGCAAAGCTGGATAAAGGCAAAGTTAGAAAAGAGATAGTCGGAATGGTAGAAAAAAACTTAGCTGAAGCTTGTATTGAAGCTAAAAAAATTGATTTAAGTTTTTCTGAAATTTCAAAACTTTTAAAAGAAGTTTTTAATAAAACAAAATAG
- a CDS encoding ABC transporter ATP-binding protein, with the protein MNTAIELEDVNFTIGKNDKTFSIKDVSFSVPQGTVMGLIGENGAGKTTLIHLLLSMYFKESGSIKLFEEEASRENIRHRDKIGVVLGWTPFYFLHTAKSAGKILSKIYSEWDDETYQKYLALFKIPEKKRITALSAGTLVKLQLAMALSHKARLLILDEPMNNLDPVARRYLIDVFLDFMQTEEHAILISSHLTNDLEKLCDAVTFIHEGQVLFSESMDNIADNWGVLKIDEASFKNLNRTSYLSYIKTKYAYEVLVNKKHEPQFSGMTCENARLEDIMYFYAGKGEH; encoded by the coding sequence ATGAATACAGCTATTGAATTGGAAGATGTAAATTTTACAATCGGAAAGAATGATAAAACTTTTTCGATTAAAGACGTATCTTTTTCGGTTCCGCAAGGAACGGTGATGGGGCTTATAGGGGAAAACGGTGCGGGAAAGACTACCCTAATCCATTTGCTTTTAAGCATGTACTTTAAAGAATCGGGAAGCATTAAGCTTTTTGAAGAAGAAGCGTCCCGCGAAAACATAAGACATCGGGATAAAATCGGAGTGGTTTTAGGCTGGACACCGTTTTATTTTTTGCATACTGCAAAAAGCGCGGGGAAAATACTTTCTAAAATTTATTCCGAATGGGATGATGAAACTTACCAAAAGTATTTGGCTCTGTTTAAAATACCGGAAAAAAAACGGATTACCGCTCTTTCTGCGGGAACACTTGTAAAACTCCAACTTGCGATGGCTTTAAGCCACAAGGCCAGGCTTTTAATTTTAGATGAGCCTATGAATAATTTGGATCCGGTAGCAAGGCGGTATCTCATAGATGTTTTTTTAGACTTTATGCAAACTGAGGAGCATGCTATTTTAATTTCAAGTCATTTAACAAATGATTTGGAAAAATTATGCGATGCCGTTACTTTTATTCATGAAGGACAGGTTTTATTTTCCGAATCAATGGATAATATAGCAGACAATTGGGGTGTTTTAAAAATTGATGAAGCTTCTTTTAAAAACTTAAATCGTACAAGCTATTTGTCATATATTAAAACAAAATATGCTTACGAAGTTTTAGTCAATAAAAAACACGAACCGCAATTTAGTGGAATGACGTGCGAAAATGCGCGACTTGAAGACATTATGTATTTTTATGCCGGCAAAGGAGAACATTAA
- the proB gene encoding glutamate 5-kinase has translation MIDTVFNAARKIVIKIGSNTLANADGSMNLDFITAFSESCMLAKKQGKEIIIVSSGAQIAGLSTIGSWKHNDNIHRKQALCAIGQVELIDTWRNAFARFGVHIGQLLLIKDDFSNEQRRANIKGTLFSLLEEDIVPIINENDSVSFDEIKIGDNDNLSALTAILWQADLLILLSDIDGIYDKNPKEHPNATRIPIVKDIPDLLKNISIGGTNSFGTGGIVTKIEAASKTLAHGIPLLLANGNDPSLLQKLGTGYCIGTMFVHEN, from the coding sequence ATGATTGACACTGTTTTTAATGCTGCACGTAAAATTGTTATTAAAATAGGTTCAAACACGTTGGCAAACGCGGACGGATCTATGAACCTTGACTTTATAACAGCTTTTTCCGAATCCTGTATGCTGGCAAAAAAGCAGGGCAAGGAAATTATCATTGTTTCCTCCGGAGCGCAGATTGCAGGCTTAAGTACCATCGGCAGCTGGAAACATAACGATAACATTCACCGTAAACAAGCACTGTGCGCTATCGGGCAGGTTGAGTTAATCGATACGTGGCGGAATGCTTTTGCTCGATTCGGAGTGCATATCGGGCAGCTTCTTTTAATAAAAGACGATTTTTCCAACGAGCAGCGCCGTGCCAATATTAAAGGCACGCTTTTCTCGCTCCTTGAGGAAGACATTGTTCCGATTATCAACGAAAACGATTCCGTTTCTTTTGATGAAATCAAAATAGGCGATAACGATAACCTGAGCGCCCTCACTGCGATTTTATGGCAGGCAGACCTTTTAATTTTATTAAGCGATATTGACGGCATCTATGATAAAAATCCCAAAGAACATCCGAATGCAACACGAATCCCGATTGTAAAAGATATTCCTGATTTGCTTAAAAACATCAGTATCGGCGGCACCAATAGTTTCGGCACCGGCGGCATTGTCACCAAAATAGAAGCAGCATCAAAAACGCTTGCGCACGGTATTCCGCTGCTTTTAGCAAACGGGAATGATCCTTCCTTGCTGCAAAAACTCGGAACCGGCTACTGTATCGGAACTATGTTCGTCCATGAAAATTAA
- a CDS encoding glutamate-5-semialdehyde dehydrogenase, which produces MKNIFLQLRAASKRLAHLHAEEKNKALLAVRDSLENNKEAIFAANERDIERAKADGLSAPLIERLSLNAKNFAEILLSLEILAKQTDPIGELISGKKLPNGLELKQIRVPIGVVAIIYESRPNVTVDAFALAYKSGNAVLLRGSSSAKESNKMIIAAIKEGLQKAGGITDAIAFSESEKNSYTDIDTILSARGYIDVVLPRGGQKLIRNVVTNAKIPVIETGAGLCHIFIDESADLKMAIRIIENAKLQKPAACNSIETLLVHRTVAEKLLCDLYEAFSDAESLTGKKGGVELFCDSESYAILKKYPDSSNVFAANETSWETEYLDYQLSVKVVENIDQALDHISVYSTKHSETIITENRNNARRFQEEIDAACVYVNASSRFTDGGQFGFGAEIGISTQKLHARGPMGLTALTTSKYIIDGDGQVRK; this is translated from the coding sequence ATGAAAAATATCTTTTTGCAACTACGCGCCGCGTCAAAGCGTTTAGCTCATCTTCATGCGGAGGAAAAAAACAAAGCCCTCCTTGCGGTGCGGGATTCACTGGAAAATAATAAAGAGGCGATTTTTGCCGCAAATGAGCGAGACATTGAAAGGGCAAAAGCGGACGGTTTATCCGCCCCGCTGATAGAGCGGCTTTCGCTGAATGCAAAAAACTTTGCGGAAATTCTGCTTTCGTTGGAAATACTTGCAAAACAAACCGACCCGATTGGAGAGCTTATCAGCGGAAAAAAACTGCCGAACGGGCTTGAATTAAAACAGATACGGGTTCCTATCGGTGTTGTCGCTATTATTTATGAATCACGGCCGAATGTAACGGTTGACGCCTTTGCCTTGGCATACAAAAGCGGCAACGCCGTTTTGCTGCGCGGAAGCTCTTCCGCAAAAGAATCAAACAAAATGATAATTGCGGCGATAAAAGAAGGCTTGCAGAAGGCGGGCGGTATCACCGATGCAATCGCTTTTTCAGAATCCGAAAAAAACTCTTATACCGATATAGATACGATTCTTTCCGCACGGGGGTATATTGATGTGGTATTGCCGCGCGGCGGACAAAAACTTATCAGAAATGTTGTTACCAATGCAAAAATACCGGTGATAGAAACAGGCGCGGGGCTTTGCCATATTTTCATTGACGAGTCGGCAGACCTGAAAATGGCGATACGCATTATTGAAAATGCAAAACTGCAAAAACCGGCAGCATGCAATTCCATTGAAACACTGTTGGTGCACCGGACGGTTGCCGAAAAACTGTTATGCGACTTATACGAAGCCTTCTCCGATGCGGAATCCTTAACCGGAAAAAAAGGCGGCGTGGAGCTTTTTTGTGATTCCGAATCGTATGCTATTCTTAAAAAATATCCCGACAGCTCAAATGTTTTTGCCGCAAACGAAACCTCATGGGAAACTGAATACCTTGATTATCAGCTTTCGGTAAAGGTTGTGGAAAATATTGACCAAGCGCTTGACCATATTTCCGTGTATTCAACCAAACATTCCGAAACAATTATTACCGAAAACAGAAACAATGCGCGCCGTTTTCAGGAAGAAATTGATGCGGCCTGCGTATACGTAAATGCTTCGTCCCGATTCACCGACGGTGGACAATTCGGCTTCGGAGCGGAAATAGGAATCAGCACACAAAAACTGCACGCGCGCGGCCCGATGGGGTTAACCGCTTTAACAACCTCAAAATATATTATCGACGGGGACGGACAGGTACGCAAATGA
- the nrdD gene encoding anaerobic ribonucleoside-triphosphate reductase codes for MRTIAEIDAEIAKVKQDMVNVRGTETEVYARIVGYYRSVRNWNKGKKEEFKYRKMFDPLNPKIAECGFDLQQAEAKTENMPAGAFVESIELFVSPNCPKCPKVRDYCAQTAVPVTEINVSDSEGFEKAAAKEVCAAPTAILYGRDGQELARASSVEELHAFGLVRESIIA; via the coding sequence ATGAGGACTATAGCTGAAATTGATGCGGAAATCGCAAAAGTAAAGCAGGATATGGTAAACGTTCGAGGTACGGAAACCGAAGTATATGCACGCATTGTCGGGTATTATCGCTCGGTTAGGAACTGGAATAAGGGAAAAAAAGAAGAATTTAAGTATCGCAAGATGTTTGACCCCTTGAATCCTAAGATAGCCGAATGCGGCTTTGATTTACAACAAGCTGAGGCAAAAACGGAAAACATGCCGGCTGGCGCGTTTGTCGAGTCAATAGAGCTTTTTGTTTCGCCGAATTGCCCGAAATGTCCGAAGGTGCGGGATTATTGCGCACAAACGGCGGTACCCGTTACGGAAATAAATGTGAGCGATTCTGAAGGTTTTGAAAAAGCGGCGGCAAAAGAGGTCTGTGCCGCACCAACTGCAATCTTATACGGAAGAGACGGACAGGAGCTTGCCCGCGCGTCTTCCGTAGAAGAATTACATGCTTTCGGATTGGTTCGCGAATCAATAATAGCGTAA
- a CDS encoding anaerobic ribonucleoside-triphosphate reductase activating protein → MRVGLQKTTLVNFPRRVAAAVFLPGCNMRCPYCYNAELACASVTTGPETNEKYSYVPLEEAVRHLEKRAGVLTGVVFSGGEALLSPALPDLIQKARSVGLAIKLDTNGLVPEKLAELLQSKTLCPDMVAIDIKTSPKRYGILMPVDSPQTAAFAEKALLKSLSLLVQPEKAARPLTVEYRTVLVPKLITETEIKTIAALLPKTADWKLAPFLPGECLDPLWNAALPYSRSELEALVRLAQSLIPSAELR, encoded by the coding sequence ATGCGTGTCGGTTTACAAAAAACCACCTTAGTGAATTTTCCCCGCCGCGTCGCCGCGGCGGTTTTTTTACCCGGTTGTAATATGCGCTGCCCCTATTGTTATAATGCGGAGCTTGCCTGCGCCTCTGTTACAACCGGCCCCGAAACAAATGAAAAATACTCGTATGTTCCGTTAGAAGAAGCGGTGCGGCATTTAGAAAAACGCGCAGGCGTTTTAACCGGCGTTGTCTTTTCGGGAGGTGAGGCTCTGCTTTCGCCGGCGCTGCCTGACCTCATACAAAAAGCCCGCTCGGTTGGTTTAGCCATAAAACTCGACACCAATGGATTAGTGCCGGAAAAGCTTGCCGAGTTACTGCAAAGTAAAACACTGTGTCCTGATATGGTTGCCATCGACATAAAAACATCGCCGAAAAGATACGGCATACTGATGCCGGTAGATTCACCGCAAACGGCTGCCTTTGCCGAAAAAGCCCTGCTCAAAAGCCTTTCCCTTTTGGTTCAACCGGAGAAAGCCGCCCGCCCGCTTACCGTGGAATACCGCACGGTGCTGGTACCGAAACTGATAACCGAAACCGAAATAAAAACAATAGCCGCTCTTTTGCCGAAAACGGCTGACTGGAAACTCGCCCCCTTTCTTCCCGGTGAATGCTTGGATCCGCTATGGAATGCTGCCCTGCCCTACTCCCGCAGCGAGCTTGAAGCACTTGTCCGCCTTGCGCAAAGCCTCATTCCAAGCGCTGAACTCAGATAA
- a CDS encoding DUF3160 domain-containing protein codes for MFKIWESLYEPICFFVGEADDLSVKEFASLIKSVYGEKADYNDFADNEKMNSFYTELFKLPMPKVQKHKGYNVRLFSQRTVFDAEVFETLVDMARFGSPSRRPLASGLDVMAALGSKTAKEIQLNEPVNQKWEEYAPRLENEIKRVAAIPETEMQKNIYTKWITIVKLFAESTPKNYPEFMQSDAWSKKNLNSALGSWAELKHDTVLYAKQIDPRVETSATPVVPSDEQEPPKSYVEPSIKIYEALKKLIEDSAAVLKEKDLLKDDTEYYLQRFSGLISFFIDCSKKELANKPLSSDEYEQLNTIGKTLEGISMLFVEGSLRKWYQIENETDRNMAIISDLYRIPTNIFNITGFLETGIGPAYIIYVAVPIEGKLYLTRGAVFSYYEFAHDERLTDEKWQAMLKNKKAPEHPGWLKTIMAE; via the coding sequence ATTTTTAAAATCTGGGAATCTCTTTATGAGCCGATTTGTTTTTTTGTAGGCGAGGCGGATGATTTAAGCGTAAAAGAATTTGCCTCTCTTATAAAAAGCGTGTACGGTGAAAAAGCAGACTATAATGATTTTGCCGATAACGAAAAAATGAATTCGTTTTATACGGAATTATTTAAGTTGCCGATGCCGAAGGTGCAAAAGCACAAGGGATATAACGTTCGGCTTTTCAGTCAGCGTACTGTTTTTGATGCGGAAGTATTTGAAACACTTGTAGATATGGCACGCTTCGGCTCTCCATCGCGGAGGCCCCTTGCATCGGGTTTAGATGTCATGGCTGCCCTCGGCTCAAAAACCGCAAAAGAAATTCAGTTAAACGAGCCTGTTAATCAAAAGTGGGAAGAGTACGCACCGCGCCTTGAAAACGAAATAAAACGAGTTGCTGCAATCCCGGAAACGGAAATGCAAAAAAATATTTACACAAAGTGGATTACCATTGTAAAACTTTTTGCCGAGTCTACTCCGAAAAATTATCCTGAGTTTATGCAAAGCGATGCGTGGAGTAAAAAGAATTTAAACTCGGCACTGGGAAGCTGGGCGGAATTAAAACACGATACGGTTTTATATGCAAAACAAATTGATCCGAGGGTCGAGACCTCTGCCACTCCCGTGGTTCCCTCTGATGAACAGGAACCTCCTAAAAGTTATGTCGAGCCTTCAATTAAAATTTACGAAGCCCTTAAAAAATTAATTGAGGATTCTGCTGCCGTGCTAAAAGAAAAAGATTTACTGAAGGACGACACCGAATATTATTTGCAGCGCTTTTCCGGATTAATTTCGTTCTTCATAGACTGCTCGAAAAAAGAACTTGCAAATAAACCGCTTTCATCTGATGAATACGAACAGCTTAATACAATCGGTAAAACGCTGGAAGGTATTTCAATGCTGTTTGTTGAAGGGAGTCTCAGAAAATGGTATCAGATTGAAAACGAAACCGATCGTAACATGGCAATAATAAGCGACCTTTATAGAATCCCTACGAATATTTTTAACATTACAGGATTTTTAGAAACGGGAATTGGTCCCGCCTATATAATTTATGTTGCGGTTCCGATTGAAGGAAAACTTTATTTAACGCGCGGCGCAGTTTTCAGCTACTATGAATTTGCTCATGATGAGCGTCTTACGGATGAAAAATGGCAAGCAATGCTGAAAAATAAAAAGGCACCGGAGCATCCCGGCTGGCTAAAAACAATAATGGCGGAATAA
- a CDS encoding DUF3160 domain-containing protein, protein MTPESYEQPFFLYKDNKDYIPSFVTTDSVLHIYHIFYDFLLRKLEAEEFLPKLEALNDGLLKKSIEVYNQVKNPQLKKAALLNCAYFAAGQKLLNKPLPKRLPKEAAKLAATDFKNVNAVFGKNALSLPWPNVDFTQFTVRGHYTRSPELSNYFKTIMWYGQLGFFALNYESDNKDYFKNPRNEFIMMRALMISKLVSDSPEFLKSGNLFMSRFVFL, encoded by the coding sequence ATTACGCCCGAATCATATGAGCAACCCTTTTTTTTGTATAAGGATAACAAAGACTATATTCCAAGTTTTGTTACAACGGATTCTGTTTTGCATATTTACCACATATTCTACGATTTTCTTTTGCGCAAACTCGAAGCCGAAGAATTTTTACCGAAGCTTGAAGCTCTCAATGACGGACTGTTAAAAAAATCAATTGAAGTTTACAACCAAGTTAAAAACCCGCAATTAAAAAAGGCTGCCCTTTTAAACTGCGCGTACTTTGCGGCAGGGCAAAAACTTTTAAACAAACCGCTTCCAAAAAGATTACCCAAAGAGGCTGCCAAACTGGCCGCAACAGATTTTAAAAACGTAAATGCAGTTTTTGGAAAAAATGCCTTATCTTTACCTTGGCCGAATGTTGATTTTACGCAGTTTACGGTAAGAGGTCATTATACAAGGAGCCCGGAACTTTCAAATTATTTTAAAACAATAATGTGGTACGGACAGCTCGGATTTTTCGCGCTCAACTACGAATCAGACAATAAAGATTATTTTAAGAATCCCCGCAATGAATTTATAATGATGCGTGCGTTGATGATTTCAAAACTGGTTTCCGATTCGCCTGAATTTTTAAAATCTGGGAATCTCTTTATGAGCCGATTTGTTTTTTTGTAG